A window of Corticium candelabrum chromosome 3, ooCorCand1.1, whole genome shotgun sequence contains these coding sequences:
- the LOC134177597 gene encoding actin, cytoskeletal 3-like: MEVHRIPSIIIDNEHGFMKAGFSGEKQLPTVTIPCRDDVLLGDFVVEKVQEERLPTVNLDSLKEVLLMRNEHFTCSEGLFHPHHFGKRQSGIHHAVCRAIVSQPIDKQAALYESILLCGGTTLLKSFPERLSTEIANFMKVRTPVKVIAHEGREHSVWLGANKWMTEKGFTNPDIFSKSQYLETGEGILRRTSRRKNDAASLHF; this comes from the exons atGGAAGTTCATCGTATTCCATCAATTATTATCGACAACGAACATGGCTTTATGAAAGCTGGGTTCAGTGGAGAGAAACAGCTTCCTACCGTGACGATCCCATGTCGTGATGACGTCCTGCTAGGCGATTTTGTTGTGGAGAAAGTTCAGGAAGAAAGACTGCCTACCGTAAACCTTGATTCTCTGAAAGAG GTTCTTCTCATGCGCAATGAGCATTTTACCTGCTCAGAGGGTTTGTTTCATCCTCATCACTTTGGTAAACGTCAAAGCGGAATCCACCACGCGGTGTGCCGTGCCATCGTGTCACAACCCATAGATAAACAAGCCGCACTTTACGAATCCATACTTTTGTGCGGCGGCACCACATTGCTGAAGTCGTTTCCGGAAAGATTGTCGACCGAAATTGCCAATTTTATGAAGGTCAGAACGCCTGTCAAAGTCATTGCTCATGAGGGTCGTGAACACAGCGTATGGTTGGGAGCGAATAAGTGGATGACCGAAAAGGGATTCACTAACCCCGATATATTTAGTAAATCCCAGTATCTCGAAACCGGCGAAGGCATTTTAAGAAGAACAAGTAGAAGAAAGAATGATGCAGCTTCTTTGCACTTTTAA